In Humulus lupulus chromosome 6, drHumLupu1.1, whole genome shotgun sequence, a single genomic region encodes these proteins:
- the LOC133782195 gene encoding uncharacterized protein LOC133782195, protein MDNITSLVQYGGNWNENNEYQGYTMSGILIPPNCSLDNLVNLIKKEIKEKTATIEVSYQVEKGTPPMKVVTDNSVLFFLEIKKKVATKITDLPLCVTIIQESNNENDLLLLANQKATAEEMEVGTLLMQANQASINEQMLLEEGMSSTTNEGINVSYIPHFAEEVADFIIEDNTKRKKKLDEIQLVISDYRVNTIEQGQIYKDKNTVKSALSYYAMLHNFQFKTKRSEPREYLVTCADEKCNWLVRASKYRNQHLFKVRKCNPNHTCSVEIVLEDHRQAKSIVVGELIKNKYKSIKRNYTPNDIMNDMNDDFGVTMGYTKAWRSREKALRLVRGNPDDSYQKLPIYLYMLKKANPGTITHLLTDKEDRFKYLYIAFSNSIKGWRYLRPIIVVDGTFLKNAHGGTLFSASTLDSNNNIFVLAFGIADSENDNSWLWFFSKLRETYGEPEGLAIVSDRHKSIDNAVHMVYPNAFHGACMFHLLNNLKGKYGSHGEELQMKFIAAAKAYTQTECENYMKGLDRIDRRIRPYLEKAKYETWARSYSPTKRYTMMTSNIAESLNAALKAARNLPIDILVECLRSLVQKWVWNNSNNANGTFTKVSTATENELRHDIVSKMKYEVLPFNTIEYQVRDQKGINFTVNIHNRTCTCNRFQEDEIPCGHAVAVIAKRNLSVYDYCAKFYRTETLKALYQENVHPLPHKDEWNLPQHLDILVLPPNSTIPAGRPRKKRIRSRGENNVIITCGKCAQPGHNRKTCRNPPFQKPNKQKKPKT, encoded by the exons ATGGACAATATTACTTCtttggttcaatatggaggcaattGGAATGAAAACAACGAGTACCAAGGATACACAATGTCTGGGATATTAATACCACCAAATTGTTCTCTTGACAACTTGGTGAATCTGATAAAAAAGGAGATAAAGGAAAAAACAGCAACTATTGAAGTTTCTTATCAAGTAGAAAAAGGAACACCACCAATGAAGGTTGTAACAGACAATTCAGTGTTGTTCTTcctggaaataaagaaaaaagttgcTACTAAAATAACAGACTTACCATTGTGTGTCACTATAATTCAAGAatcaaacaatgaaaatgaccTTCTTCTACTAGCAAATCAGAAAGCTACAGCAGAAGAAATGGAGGTGGGGACATTATTAATGCAAGCAAATCAAGCTTCCATCAATGAACAAATGTTACTTGAAGAAGGAATGTCAAGCACAAcaaatgagggcataaatgtgtcaTACATACCCCATTTTGCTGAAGAAGTAGCTGATTTCATAATTGAGGacaatacaaaaagaaaaaagaagttggaTGAAATCCAACTAGTAATATCTGATTACAGAGTGAACACAATAGAGCAAGGACAAATTTACAAGGATAAGAACACAGTCAAATCAGCCCTTAGCTACTATGCAATGCTGCATAACTTccagttcaaaacaaaaagatcagAACCTAGAGAGTACCTAGTTACTTGCGCAGATGAAAAATGCAACTGGTTGGTGAGAGCATCTAAGTACAGAAATCAACATTTATTCAAGGTACGGAAATGCAATCCAAATCACACTTGCTCTGTTGAAATTGTTTTGGAAGACCATAGGCAAGCAAAAAGCATCGTAGTTGGGGAattaataaagaataagtacaagtCAATCAAAAGAAATTACACTCCAAATGACATCATGAATGATATGAATGATGACTTTGGAGTAACTATGGGATACACAAAAGCATGGAGATCAAGAGAGAAAGCTTTGCGTCTAGTAAGAGGGAACCCCGATGATTCATATCAGAAGTTGCCAATATATCTTTACATGTTGAAAAAAGCAAATCCAGGAACAATAACACACCTACTCACAGACAAGGAAGATAGATTCAAATACCTATACATAGctttctctaactcaatcaagggttggagatacttgaggcctataattgttgttgatggaacttttTTGAAAAATGCACATGGTGGTACCCTGTTTTCAGCATCAACGTTAGATTCAAACAACAACATTTTCGTGTTGGCTTTTGGAATAGCAGACTCCGAAAATGATAACTCATGGCTATGGTTCTTCTCCAAACTGCGAGAAACCTATGGAGAACCCGAAG GATTGGCTATAGTTTCTGACAGACATAAGAGCATAGACAATGCAGTACATATGGTGTACCCAAATGCTTTCCATGGAGCTTGCATGTTTCACTTACTCAATAATTTGAAAGGCAAGTATGGGAGCCATGGAGAAGAACTACAAATGAAATTCATTGCAGCAGCAAAAGCATACACACAGACAGaatgtgaaaactacatgaaaggCCTTGATAGAATTGATAGACGCATTAGGCCCTATTTAGAAAAAGCCAAGTATGAAACTTGGGCAAGATCATACTCGCCAACAAAAAGATACACCATGATGACATCCAACATCGCAGAATCACTCAACGCTGCACTAAAAGCTGCAAGAAATCTCCCCATTGATATATTGGTTGAATGCCTTAGAAGTTTGGTTCAAAAGTGGGTTTGGAACAACTCAAATAATGCAAATGGAACATTCACAAAAGTCTCTACAGCAACAGAAAATGAATTGAGACATGACATTGTTTCAAAAATGAAGTATGAG GTCTTGCCTTTCAACACAATAGAATACCAAGTTCGTGATCAAAAGGGGATAAATTTCACAGTAAATATACATAATAGAACATGCACTTGCAATAGGTTCCAAGAAGATGAAATACCTTGTGGCCATGCAGTAGCTGTCATTGCAAAAAGAAACTTGAGTGTCTATGATTATTGTGCAAAATTCTACAGAACAGAAACGTTGAAAgcattgtatcaagaaaatgttcATCCTTTGCCCCATAAAGATGAATGGAATCTCCCACAACACTTGGACATACTAGTGCTGCCTCCAAATTCAACAATCCCTGCAGGAAGACCAAGAAAGAAACGAATAAGATCAAGAGGGGAAAATAACGTAATAATCACCTGTGGGAAATGTGCACAACCAGGACATAACAGGAAGACTTGCAGGAATCCTCCATTTCAGAAGCCAAATAAACAGAAAAAGCCAAAGACATAG